In Sphingobacterium zeae, one genomic interval encodes:
- a CDS encoding DsrE family protein, with the protein MKKQFTIACILLAIMTIQAKAQDNKLLLDNHQYSGAVAKKKAYIAIYQLDSNDPKTIEKAIRNINNVLKDPRLKGRLQIELVAFSGGTEAFLKKNSQYEKPLKNLVEKGVIVAQCLNTLEERHIAKEELFDFIGYVPSGNGELILRANEGWVIIKP; encoded by the coding sequence ATGAAAAAACAATTTACAATCGCTTGTATTTTATTAGCGATAATGACTATTCAAGCGAAAGCACAGGACAATAAATTGTTGCTCGATAACCATCAATACAGCGGTGCCGTTGCGAAGAAAAAAGCGTATATAGCGATCTATCAACTGGACAGCAATGATCCAAAAACAATTGAAAAAGCAATTCGCAATATTAACAATGTCCTGAAGGACCCACGATTAAAAGGACGTTTACAAATTGAATTGGTTGCATTTTCTGGTGGTACCGAAGCCTTCCTAAAAAAGAACAGCCAATACGAAAAACCCTTGAAAAATCTCGTCGAGAAAGGCGTTATCGTAGCGCAATGCCTAAATACGTTGGAAGAGAGACATATTGCCAAAGAAGAGCTATTTGATTTTATAGGCTATGTTCCTAGCGGAAATGGTGAATTAATCTTACGCGCCAATGAAGGTTGGGTTATCATTAAACCATAG
- a CDS encoding molybdate ABC transporter substrate-binding protein has product MKNFLLLGLTIALLGVQEIKAQEHRFDPPWNTPPESALNFTVPGIDNIPDLYGDIENPQLTVFFAGNQFMVVDDLLASFKKEYPQYKRIFVETLPPGILAKQIKGGSITIGNLRITHKPDIYTASKRAINEMADYFSHTQVYCYNNICLMVPKGNPANISTLNDLGNDKVRISMPNPQWEGIGEQIKASYRKAGGEQLVKKIMEDKVKDGSTYLTKIHHRESPMRVLYGQADAAPVWASEVVYQKLIGHPVEGIIIPDAQNTTATYVAAKLKNASHAQAADDFLKFINSATAMDIYKKYGFTVD; this is encoded by the coding sequence ATGAAAAATTTTCTACTGCTTGGTCTAACAATAGCATTATTGGGTGTTCAGGAAATTAAGGCACAAGAACATCGTTTTGACCCACCCTGGAATACTCCACCAGAATCGGCGCTAAATTTTACGGTACCCGGGATAGACAATATTCCAGATTTATATGGTGATATCGAGAATCCGCAGCTTACCGTTTTTTTCGCTGGCAATCAATTTATGGTCGTCGATGATCTACTCGCATCATTCAAAAAAGAATACCCACAATACAAACGTATTTTTGTTGAAACACTGCCACCAGGCATTTTAGCCAAGCAGATTAAAGGCGGTTCAATCACGATAGGCAATCTACGCATTACGCATAAACCCGATATTTACACAGCGAGTAAACGGGCGATCAACGAAATGGCAGATTATTTTAGCCATACGCAGGTGTATTGCTATAACAATATCTGTTTGATGGTTCCAAAAGGAAATCCCGCTAATATCAGCACATTGAATGATCTGGGGAATGACAAAGTTCGTATCAGCATGCCTAATCCCCAATGGGAAGGAATTGGGGAGCAGATCAAAGCATCCTATAGAAAAGCTGGGGGCGAACAACTTGTCAAAAAAATCATGGAAGATAAGGTCAAAGACGGCAGCACTTATCTGACTAAGATCCACCATCGCGAAAGCCCCATGCGTGTATTGTATGGACAAGCTGATGCGGCTCCAGTTTGGGCTTCTGAAGTCGTTTACCAAAAACTAATTGGCCATCCTGTCGAAGGCATTATCATTCCGGATGCACAAAATACAACTGCAACTTACGTTGCTGCAAAACTGAAAAACGCGTCCCATGCACAGGCAGCAGATGACTTCTTAAAATTCATAAACTCTGCAACGGCCATGGATATTTACAAGAAATATGGGTTTACAGTAGACTAA
- a CDS encoding lysophospholipid acyltransferase family protein — translation MILLLKKLHRYWYFISVLLVFLLFFPYIYFLARRPEKNYARIARMRRWVSIGGSALAGVFFKVTYESKIDWNRSMVLCPNHTSVLDITALTYLCPAPFSFIGKASLLKNPVTRIFFKTIDIPVTRKSKVSSFKAFQRANELVRNGRSVVIFPEGKIDDSFPPQIHAFKSGAFRIAVQNDVPTVPIIIENAWDIFFDDGSKRGSRPGVVKIHVFNPIETTNFNDDNASELEKVVYDKMHSYWIMKNKSYFHNLENLQKICQERS, via the coding sequence ATGATCTTATTGCTCAAAAAACTCCATCGGTATTGGTATTTTATCAGCGTTCTACTTGTTTTTCTTCTGTTTTTCCCTTATATCTATTTTTTAGCACGACGCCCTGAAAAAAATTATGCTCGGATTGCCCGTATGCGGCGCTGGGTATCGATTGGTGGTTCTGCCCTAGCGGGTGTATTTTTCAAGGTTACCTATGAATCAAAAATAGATTGGAATCGTTCCATGGTATTGTGCCCCAATCATACCTCCGTGTTGGATATAACAGCCCTCACCTACTTGTGCCCCGCTCCTTTTTCATTTATTGGAAAAGCTTCTCTGCTTAAAAATCCGGTTACACGCATTTTTTTTAAAACAATAGACATTCCGGTCACAAGAAAAAGTAAAGTATCTTCTTTCAAGGCTTTTCAACGTGCCAATGAACTCGTCCGAAATGGCAGAAGTGTCGTTATCTTTCCAGAAGGAAAAATCGATGATAGTTTCCCTCCACAGATTCACGCATTTAAATCCGGAGCCTTTCGAATCGCTGTTCAGAATGATGTTCCCACAGTGCCCATTATCATAGAAAATGCCTGGGATATCTTTTTCGATGATGGATCAAAAAGGGGCTCCAGACCAGGAGTTGTTAAAATTCATGTGTTCAATCCGATAGAAACAACAAATTTTAACGATGATAATGCATCAGAACTAGAAAAAGTGGTATATGACAAAATGCATTCTTATTGGATTATGAAGAATAAATCGTATTTTCATAACCTAGAGAATCTCCAAAAAATATGTCAGGAAAGATCTTAA
- a CDS encoding ABC transporter ATP-binding protein, translated as MSGKILIEIKDIAREYQIGAETIHALSSVTLNIHKGEFVALMGPSGSGKSTLMNILGCLDTPSRGEYILNGINVSDMTDDELAEVRNKEIGFVFQTFNLLPKNTALENVALPLIYAGYNKNRREEKATAALESVGLGHRMDHRPNELSGGQRQRVAVARALINDPSIILADEPTGNLDTKTSIEIMGLLEEIHSKGNTIILVTHEEDIALHAHRIVRMRDGLIENDYPNPDIKSVSPRLNALNEKGSDFENI; from the coding sequence ATGTCAGGAAAGATCTTAATCGAAATCAAGGATATTGCCAGAGAATACCAGATTGGCGCTGAAACAATTCATGCCTTAAGCTCCGTAACGCTCAATATCCATAAAGGAGAATTTGTCGCCTTAATGGGGCCCTCGGGCTCAGGAAAATCCACGTTAATGAATATTCTAGGTTGCTTGGATACGCCAAGCCGAGGAGAATACATCCTCAATGGGATTAATGTGAGTGACATGACTGACGATGAACTTGCAGAAGTAAGGAACAAAGAAATTGGTTTTGTCTTTCAAACATTTAACCTATTACCAAAGAATACAGCACTTGAAAATGTTGCGCTTCCCCTAATTTACGCGGGCTATAATAAAAATAGACGTGAGGAAAAAGCCACTGCAGCGTTGGAAAGTGTTGGCTTAGGACACCGTATGGATCATAGACCTAACGAACTCTCAGGCGGACAACGACAACGTGTTGCTGTCGCAAGAGCATTGATCAACGATCCTTCCATTATACTTGCCGATGAGCCAACAGGAAACCTTGACACCAAAACTTCTATTGAAATTATGGGTCTACTGGAAGAAATTCACTCCAAAGGTAATACCATTATTCTAGTTACACACGAAGAAGATATCGCATTACATGCACATCGTATTGTACGTATGCGCGATGGGCTGATTGAAAATGATTATCCTAATCCAGATATAAAATCAGTGTCCCCAAGATTGAATGCTTTAAATGAAAAGGGAAGTGATTTCGAGAATATTTAA
- a CDS encoding DUF2795 domain-containing protein encodes MYWTLELASHLEDAPWPATKDELIDYAIRSGAPVEVIENLQSLEDDGEPYENIEEIWPDYPTKDDFFFNEDEY; translated from the coding sequence ATGTATTGGACATTAGAATTAGCTTCGCATCTAGAAGATGCACCGTGGCCAGCAACAAAAGATGAATTAATCGATTACGCTATTCGTTCGGGTGCACCTGTTGAGGTGATTGAAAACTTACAATCTCTTGAGGATGATGGCGAGCCATATGAAAATATCGAAGAAATTTGGCCCGACTATCCAACAAAAGACGATTTCTTCTTCAATGAAGATGAATACTAA
- the trpD gene encoding anthranilate phosphoribosyltransferase: protein MKEILAHLFEYKTFSRQEAYEILTNIAMGKYDSHQIAAFMTAYGMRSIRVEELGGFRDAMYDLCLKLDFNGYDLIDLCGTGGDGKNTFNISTIASFITAGAGYHVAKHGNIGVSSSCGSSNVMEYLGYQFSNDKAELQRQLDEANICFLHAPLFHPAMKTVAPIRRALGVKTFFNMLGPLTNPSNPRFQSVGVFSLELARLYGYLYQNTNKQYSIIHALDGYDEISMTGDFKLINNQGENYYNMEELGFTPVSAQELTGGETIADAARTFLSILNNQGTDVQNNVVLTNAAFAIKTFNPEKTFGDCFYEAESSLMEGKALRSFQKIIKK from the coding sequence ATGAAAGAAATTTTAGCGCATTTATTTGAATACAAGACATTTTCTCGACAAGAAGCCTACGAGATTCTAACCAATATTGCCATGGGCAAATATGACAGTCACCAAATTGCGGCATTTATGACCGCTTATGGTATGCGCAGCATTCGCGTTGAAGAGCTTGGCGGGTTTAGGGATGCGATGTATGATTTATGCCTCAAGCTGGATTTTAACGGTTATGATTTAATTGACCTTTGCGGTACAGGTGGGGATGGTAAAAATACCTTTAATATCTCGACAATAGCATCTTTTATCACAGCTGGGGCTGGTTACCATGTCGCAAAACACGGTAATATCGGGGTATCTTCGAGCTGTGGTTCTTCCAATGTCATGGAATATTTAGGCTATCAATTCAGCAACGATAAGGCTGAACTACAACGCCAGCTTGATGAAGCCAACATCTGTTTTCTCCATGCACCATTGTTTCACCCTGCAATGAAAACTGTTGCCCCGATACGTCGTGCATTGGGTGTTAAGACTTTCTTTAACATGCTAGGGCCATTGACAAATCCTTCCAATCCTAGATTTCAGTCTGTTGGTGTATTTAGTTTAGAATTGGCAAGACTGTATGGTTATTTATACCAAAACACCAACAAACAATATTCCATTATTCATGCTTTGGACGGTTATGACGAGATATCCATGACCGGTGATTTTAAGTTAATCAACAACCAAGGGGAAAATTACTACAACATGGAAGAGCTTGGTTTTACCCCAGTCTCAGCACAGGAATTGACGGGTGGTGAAACGATAGCAGATGCCGCCCGGACATTCTTATCGATATTGAACAATCAGGGTACAGATGTGCAGAACAATGTTGTTTTGACCAACGCCGCATTTGCAATTAAGACCTTTAACCCCGAAAAAACTTTTGGCGACTGTTTTTATGAAGCAGAAAGTTCATTGATGGAAGGGAAAGCCCTGCGCAGTTTCCAAAAAATAATCAAAAAATAA
- a CDS encoding phosphoribosylanthranilate isomerase has product MAVKVKVCGMKYPDNIAAVASLGVDYMGFIFYDQSKRYVGENSSIYVRELENLNKVGVFVNASLSEILIKKTEFNLNAIQLHGDESVEFCRELREKSKATIVKAFGIDQDFDWIALDSYANTIDYFLFDTKSSSYGGTGLQFDWSLLDQYKLTTPYFLSGGLDPENIKTALERNDPRLYALDLNSKFEVEPGLKDIELLSQSINTIKK; this is encoded by the coding sequence ATGGCGGTCAAAGTAAAAGTTTGTGGTATGAAATATCCCGATAATATAGCGGCTGTAGCTTCTCTGGGAGTGGACTATATGGGATTTATATTTTATGATCAATCCAAACGTTACGTTGGCGAAAACTCTTCAATATATGTAAGAGAGCTTGAGAACCTAAACAAGGTTGGAGTTTTCGTCAATGCAAGTCTCTCAGAAATTCTTATTAAAAAAACTGAATTTAATTTAAATGCAATTCAGCTACATGGAGACGAATCTGTAGAATTCTGCCGCGAATTGAGAGAAAAATCAAAAGCGACGATCGTCAAAGCTTTCGGAATTGATCAAGATTTTGATTGGATAGCTTTAGATTCTTACGCTAATACTATAGATTACTTTTTATTTGATACGAAAAGCAGTTCTTACGGCGGTACAGGATTACAATTTGACTGGTCCCTCCTGGACCAATACAAACTTACTACCCCCTATTTTCTTAGCGGTGGTTTGGATCCCGAAAATATTAAAACAGCGCTAGAAAGAAATGATCCACGGCTATATGCATTGGATTTAAATTCAAAATTTGAAGTAGAACCCGGCTTAAAAGATATTGAGCTATTAAGCCAAAGTATAAATACTATTAAAAAATGA
- the trpB gene encoding tryptophan synthase subunit beta — protein sequence MSIYQVNEKGYYGPFGGAYIPEMLYPNVKELREEYLKIIEEESFQEEFNQLLRDYVGRPSPLYHAKRLSQKYGTTIYLKREDLNHTGAHKINNTIGQILLAERLGKKRIIAETGAGQHGVATATVCALKGIQCAVYMGEVDIQRQAPNVARMKMMGAEVIPATSGSKTLKDATNEALRDWINNPVDTHYIIGSVVGPHPYPDMVARFQSIISEETKKQLLTKTGRENPDIVLACVGGGSNAAGMFYHYLDEESVQLYAVEAAGHGVDSGESAATTALGKEGVLHGSRSILMQTADGQVIEPYSISAGLDYPGIGPQHAWLFKSGRGSYVSVTDDEAMRAGLELTRLEGIIPAIESAHALAYLEKIPFKGDETVVICLSGRGDKDLDNYMKYFDF from the coding sequence ATGAGTATATATCAAGTCAATGAAAAAGGATATTATGGTCCCTTTGGAGGAGCCTATATCCCTGAGATGCTCTATCCAAATGTGAAAGAGCTACGTGAAGAATATCTCAAAATTATCGAAGAAGAGAGCTTTCAGGAGGAATTTAACCAACTGCTAAGAGATTATGTCGGACGCCCTTCTCCGTTATATCATGCCAAGCGTCTTTCTCAAAAATATGGAACTACGATTTACTTAAAACGGGAGGATCTGAACCATACCGGAGCGCATAAAATTAACAATACCATTGGCCAAATTCTATTAGCGGAACGCCTGGGTAAAAAGCGCATCATCGCGGAGACAGGCGCAGGACAGCATGGCGTTGCCACAGCTACCGTTTGTGCGCTGAAAGGGATACAATGTGCAGTGTACATGGGAGAAGTTGATATTCAGCGTCAAGCTCCAAATGTAGCACGGATGAAAATGATGGGTGCCGAAGTTATTCCTGCGACCTCGGGCTCCAAAACACTAAAGGATGCCACCAATGAAGCGTTAAGGGATTGGATCAACAACCCTGTCGACACCCATTATATCATTGGGTCGGTTGTGGGACCACACCCTTATCCCGATATGGTTGCTCGCTTTCAGTCAATTATTTCTGAAGAAACGAAAAAACAGCTCTTGACAAAAACAGGAAGAGAAAATCCAGATATCGTATTGGCTTGTGTTGGAGGAGGCTCCAATGCGGCAGGGATGTTCTATCATTACTTGGATGAAGAATCGGTTCAATTGTATGCCGTAGAGGCCGCGGGTCACGGTGTTGATTCAGGCGAATCCGCAGCTACAACAGCGTTAGGAAAAGAAGGAGTCTTGCATGGAAGTCGCTCCATCCTCATGCAAACAGCAGATGGTCAGGTCATAGAACCGTATTCCATATCCGCTGGGCTCGACTATCCCGGAATTGGTCCGCAGCACGCCTGGTTATTCAAATCCGGTAGAGGTAGCTACGTCAGTGTGACTGATGACGAAGCCATGCGTGCCGGTCTTGAACTTACACGTTTAGAAGGTATCATACCGGCTATTGAAAGTGCCCATGCGCTTGCTTATTTAGAGAAAATTCCTTTTAAAGGTGATGAGACCGTCGTTATCTGTCTTTCTGGCCGAGGCGATAAGGATCTGGATAATTATATGAAATACTTTGATTTTTAA
- the trpA gene encoding tryptophan synthase subunit alpha, translating to MNTIEKKEGTPLLSIYFTAGYPTLDSTISIAKKLEEAGADFLEIGFPYSDPVADGPVIQHSSEIALENGMTLEKLFDQLNDLREHISIPVFLMGYFNPVLQFGVEKFCEACKNVGVAGAIIPDLPMDEYEDFYKGTFEKNGVANVFIVTPQTSTERIRKIDSLSRSFIYLLSSNATTGKTLDVGDNTAAYFKRVNDLHLKNPLIVGFGISDKTTFQKATRDTAGAIIGTAFVKRLKDQDYLNQIPAFISSIKA from the coding sequence ATGAATACAATTGAAAAAAAAGAAGGCACTCCCCTTTTATCGATATATTTTACAGCTGGGTATCCAACATTGGACAGTACAATAAGTATTGCCAAGAAATTGGAAGAAGCCGGAGCGGACTTTCTGGAAATTGGTTTTCCCTATTCCGATCCGGTAGCGGACGGACCTGTCATTCAGCACAGTTCAGAAATTGCTTTGGAAAACGGTATGACGCTAGAAAAGCTGTTCGACCAATTGAATGACCTCCGTGAACATATCAGCATCCCTGTATTTCTCATGGGATATTTTAATCCTGTGTTACAATTCGGTGTTGAAAAATTTTGTGAAGCATGTAAAAATGTAGGTGTAGCCGGAGCGATTATACCGGATCTACCTATGGATGAATATGAAGACTTCTATAAAGGAACATTCGAGAAAAATGGAGTGGCCAATGTATTTATTGTAACACCCCAGACATCGACGGAACGAATCAGAAAAATAGACAGCCTTTCAAGGAGCTTTATCTATTTACTTTCTTCAAATGCTACAACCGGTAAAACACTCGATGTCGGAGACAATACAGCAGCTTATTTCAAGCGAGTAAATGACCTTCACTTAAAAAACCCTTTGATTGTCGGATTCGGTATTTCTGATAAAACAACCTTTCAAAAGGCTACTAGAGATACTGCAGGAGCTATCATAGGTACTGCATTTGTTAAACGGTTAAAAGATCAGGATTATCTCAACCAAATCCCCGCATTTATTTCGTCCATCAAAGCTTAA
- a CDS encoding phosphocholine-specific phospholipase C, whose amino-acid sequence MRQRINSQAINTDITMDTRRDFLKKAAMLAGGASLSHVVPSAIAKAMAINPALGSTFYDAEHVVLLMQENRSFDHAFGTLRGVRGFNDPRAIRQPNRNKVWFQTQKSGETFAPFRLDIKDSKVTWMGCLPHNWTDQTDARNKGKMNRWLDVKHSGFKEFAHLPLTMGYYTREDIPFYYSLADSFTICDQHFCSSITGTNPNRLYFWTANIRENLTGKALVWNGDSEFSGKATWTTFPERLSEFGVDWKIYQNEISSSSAGYSGEANSWLANFGCNPMEYFPQYQVKYHPRYRQLLTLKKENLERKMKETTAVDALEKLNKDLKHIQEELQLYTAENFEKLDEWIKDIHRRAFVNNSAQADYMELETMHYQVGDHQRELQIPKGDVLYQFRKDVEEGKLPMVSWLAPPQLFSDHPDSPWFGAWYVSEIMDILTQNPEVWKKTIFILTYDENDGYFDHFAPFTAPNPDDAESGKVSEGINPALEFVRRDEQYYPESGRESNIGLGYRVPMIIASPWTRGGWVNSQVFDHTSSLQFLEKFINHKIKKDIKETNISSWRRTVCGDLTSAFRPYHGETINKPILLEREPFIQEIHQAKFKGLPMDFKALSAMEIKQIEEDPSSSPYFPKQEKGLRDSCILPYELYVHGEYQPKGNYLVTFEASNKIFGEHSAGSPFTVYHAANYKGEVGTSRNYAISPGDRVTDLWSLNDFEKEIYHLEIYGPNGFYREFKGDVNNPHVETRCTYEKCKNESAFSGRLSFSCTNHGKTAQQIMFEDVSYGQKKKTVKIKAGQTIIIHFDLANQHFWYDFRLTCAGFPNFLEHYAGRVEIGNSGKSDPLFNR is encoded by the coding sequence ATGCGTCAAAGAATAAACAGCCAGGCAATCAATACTGATATAACCATGGATACGCGACGAGATTTTTTAAAGAAAGCAGCTATGCTTGCGGGGGGAGCATCCCTCTCCCATGTTGTTCCATCCGCTATTGCAAAAGCGATGGCCATAAATCCAGCATTGGGCAGTACATTTTACGATGCTGAGCATGTGGTTTTATTAATGCAGGAAAACCGTTCTTTTGATCATGCCTTTGGGACACTGCGTGGTGTAAGAGGTTTTAATGATCCTCGAGCTATCCGGCAACCCAATCGGAATAAAGTCTGGTTTCAGACGCAAAAATCCGGAGAAACATTTGCTCCTTTTCGGTTGGATATCAAAGATTCAAAAGTTACCTGGATGGGTTGCCTCCCACACAATTGGACCGACCAAACCGACGCAAGGAATAAGGGTAAAATGAACAGATGGCTGGATGTCAAACATTCCGGATTTAAAGAATTTGCCCATCTGCCTTTGACTATGGGGTATTATACCCGTGAAGATATTCCTTTTTACTATTCACTGGCAGACTCTTTTACCATTTGCGATCAGCACTTTTGTTCAAGTATCACCGGTACTAATCCCAATAGACTTTACTTCTGGACTGCTAATATCCGGGAAAATCTGACGGGAAAAGCCTTGGTATGGAATGGTGACTCCGAGTTTAGTGGCAAGGCGACATGGACAACCTTTCCCGAACGCCTTTCTGAATTTGGTGTAGACTGGAAGATCTATCAAAATGAAATTTCTTCAAGCAGTGCCGGATATAGTGGTGAAGCAAACAGCTGGCTAGCTAATTTTGGCTGCAATCCAATGGAGTACTTTCCACAATATCAGGTCAAATATCATCCGCGTTATCGTCAGCTTCTTACTTTAAAAAAAGAAAATCTCGAGCGTAAAATGAAAGAAACGACAGCTGTCGACGCACTTGAAAAACTAAATAAAGATCTCAAGCATATCCAAGAGGAACTACAGTTATATACCGCCGAAAACTTTGAGAAGCTTGACGAGTGGATAAAAGATATTCATCGACGTGCTTTTGTTAACAATAGTGCACAAGCTGACTATATGGAATTGGAAACAATGCATTATCAGGTTGGAGATCATCAGCGGGAGTTGCAGATCCCCAAAGGCGATGTCCTGTACCAATTCCGAAAAGATGTTGAGGAGGGTAAACTTCCTATGGTATCTTGGTTAGCCCCACCGCAACTTTTTTCTGACCATCCCGACTCTCCTTGGTTCGGCGCATGGTATGTCAGCGAAATTATGGACATTCTTACCCAAAATCCAGAAGTTTGGAAAAAGACAATTTTTATACTTACCTATGACGAGAATGATGGTTATTTCGATCACTTTGCACCCTTTACAGCACCAAATCCTGACGATGCAGAAAGCGGAAAAGTATCCGAGGGAATAAACCCTGCGTTGGAATTTGTACGCCGCGATGAGCAATATTATCCTGAAAGCGGCAGAGAAAGCAACATCGGTCTTGGCTATCGTGTACCGATGATTATTGCTTCTCCGTGGACAAGAGGCGGTTGGGTAAATTCACAAGTGTTTGACCATACCTCCAGTTTACAATTCCTAGAGAAGTTTATTAACCACAAAATCAAGAAAGATATAAAAGAAACCAACATCAGCAGTTGGCGGCGTACGGTATGTGGAGACTTAACTTCGGCATTTAGGCCCTATCATGGCGAAACCATTAACAAACCGATTCTATTAGAACGGGAACCTTTTATCCAAGAGATTCACCAAGCCAAGTTCAAAGGCCTTCCCATGGACTTCAAAGCGCTCAGCGCAATGGAGATCAAACAAATAGAGGAAGACCCCAGCAGTTCACCTTATTTCCCAAAACAAGAAAAAGGACTCCGAGATTCGTGTATCCTTCCTTATGAACTTTATGTCCACGGCGAATACCAACCCAAAGGAAATTACTTGGTCACATTTGAGGCTTCGAATAAAATCTTTGGCGAGCATTCAGCAGGTTCGCCTTTTACAGTCTATCATGCGGCTAACTACAAAGGAGAAGTTGGGACCTCCAGAAATTATGCTATTTCTCCTGGAGATCGTGTAACGGACCTTTGGTCACTAAATGACTTCGAAAAAGAAATATATCATCTCGAAATTTACGGTCCAAATGGATTTTATCGCGAATTTAAAGGCGATGTGAATAATCCACATGTAGAGACACGATGCACGTATGAAAAATGTAAAAATGAATCAGCATTTAGTGGCCGTTTATCTTTCTCCTGTACAAATCATGGAAAAACAGCTCAGCAAATTATGTTCGAAGATGTCAGCTATGGTCAGAAAAAAAAGACCGTAAAAATTAAAGCTGGACAAACTATCATCATTCATTTTGATTTGGCTAATCAACACTTTTGGTATGACTTCCGACTCACTTGCGCCGGTTTTCCAAACTTTTTGGAACACTATGCCGGTCGTGTCGAGATTGGAAATTCAGGAAAAAGCGATCCCTTATTCAATCGATAA
- a CDS encoding HYC_CC_PP family protein, protein MINNTYITLVIFGLSFVSTSYNIYPKFYKKKLHIFSIFVSMKKIALFVGLFFYLLAASGASVHLHFCQGETQSVSLTESHNIACPLCAKSAKKQQKHCHETGSCKDVKIEAQKVDKFSRVTQNLDFDNFSPAIITLHWILNYYHFSGEEDDFSKLKYTDFASYNRQSPPVFILNQNFRI, encoded by the coding sequence TTGATAAATAATACATACATAACTCTGGTAATTTTTGGTCTTTCATTTGTGTCTACAAGTTATAACATTTATCCAAAATTTTACAAAAAAAAATTGCATATTTTCTCTATTTTTGTTTCGATGAAGAAAATCGCGCTATTTGTCGGCTTATTTTTCTATTTGCTCGCAGCAAGTGGTGCTTCAGTGCATCTTCATTTTTGTCAAGGGGAAACACAAAGTGTATCGTTAACGGAAAGCCATAATATAGCCTGCCCTCTTTGTGCCAAGTCTGCAAAAAAACAGCAAAAACACTGTCATGAAACAGGAAGCTGTAAAGATGTTAAGATCGAAGCACAGAAGGTCGATAAATTCAGCAGAGTAACACAAAATCTTGATTTTGATAATTTTTCTCCTGCAATAATTACGCTTCATTGGATACTTAATTATTATCATTTCTCTGGGGAGGAAGACGATTTTTCTAAACTAAAGTATACTGATTTTGCGAGCTACAATAGACAGAGCCCTCCTGTTTTTATTCTCAATCAAAATTTTAGAATTTAA